From Deinococcus wulumuqiensis R12, one genomic window encodes:
- a CDS encoding MerR family transcriptional regulator, with protein MTPVPATTELTFYTTAELAREAGVTRRTVMHYAEIGLLPPDQVTASGRVLYAPYSLRLLRDLLDLRSLGMTLEEARDMVALRRATHAPDGTYRRDWVREDVPLTDEQLQRLQTRLHVLNSAYERQKDNLARFDRWLTKRFPRPDAD; from the coding sequence TTGACCCCTGTTCCTGCAACCACCGAGCTGACCTTCTACACCACCGCCGAACTCGCCCGTGAAGCGGGGGTGACGCGGCGCACGGTGATGCACTACGCCGAAATCGGCCTGCTGCCGCCCGACCAGGTCACGGCCTCGGGCCGGGTGCTGTACGCGCCGTACTCGCTGCGGCTGCTGCGCGACCTGCTCGACCTGCGCTCGCTGGGCATGACGCTGGAAGAAGCCCGCGACATGGTGGCCCTGCGCCGCGCCACCCACGCGCCCGACGGCACCTACCGCCGCGACTGGGTGCGCGAGGACGTGCCGCTGACCGACGAGCAGCTTCAGCGCCTCCAGACCCGGCTGCATGTGCTGAACAGCGCCTACGAACGGCAAAAGGACAACCTCGCCCGCTTCGACCGCTGGCTGACCAAGCGCTTTCCCCGGCCAGACGCGGACTAG
- a CDS encoding NADPH:quinone oxidoreductase family protein, which yields MRALVCQQFDQPEALTVLEQPDPTPGPGEVVIAVEAAGVNYPDALMVMGQYQVRPPLPFVAGAEAAGTVAAVGEGVTHLRPGQSVVAFTGTGAFASHLVAPAAHVIPLPPGFPADVAATLPLAYGTALHALIQRGQLHGGETLLVLGAAGGVGLAAVMIGKALGARVIAAASTPEKCAAASEHGADEVINYAEEDLRERLRALTGKDGVDVVFDPVGDRYAEPAFRSLGWNGRYLVIGFAGGEIPRLPLNLPLLKGSSLVGVFWGEFARREPKANAENMARLLGWIAEGQVRPLVSARYSLERGPEALRALLNRQVTGKVVITP from the coding sequence ATGCGTGCCCTCGTTTGCCAGCAGTTCGACCAGCCCGAAGCCCTGACCGTCCTCGAGCAGCCCGACCCCACGCCCGGCCCCGGCGAGGTGGTCATAGCCGTGGAAGCGGCGGGCGTGAACTACCCCGACGCGCTGATGGTGATGGGGCAGTATCAGGTTCGCCCGCCCCTGCCTTTCGTGGCGGGCGCCGAAGCCGCCGGGACCGTGGCGGCGGTGGGAGAAGGAGTGACCCACCTCAGGCCCGGTCAGAGCGTGGTCGCCTTTACCGGGACCGGGGCCTTCGCCTCGCATCTGGTCGCGCCTGCCGCCCACGTGATTCCTCTGCCCCCCGGTTTTCCGGCGGACGTGGCGGCGACGTTGCCGCTGGCCTACGGCACCGCCCTGCACGCCCTGATTCAGCGCGGGCAACTGCACGGGGGCGAAACCCTGCTCGTTCTCGGCGCGGCGGGGGGCGTGGGGCTGGCGGCGGTCATGATCGGCAAGGCGCTGGGGGCGCGGGTCATCGCGGCGGCGTCTACCCCGGAAAAATGCGCCGCCGCGAGCGAGCACGGGGCCGACGAGGTCATCAACTACGCCGAGGAGGACCTGCGCGAGCGCCTGCGGGCGCTGACCGGCAAGGACGGCGTGGACGTGGTGTTCGACCCGGTGGGTGACCGCTACGCCGAACCCGCCTTCCGCTCACTGGGCTGGAACGGACGTTATCTGGTCATCGGCTTTGCAGGGGGCGAGATTCCCAGATTGCCGCTCAACCTGCCGCTGCTCAAGGGGTCGAGTCTGGTCGGCGTGTTCTGGGGCGAGTTCGCGCGGCGCGAACCGAAAGCCAACGCCGAAAACATGGCCCGGCTGCTCGGCTGGATCGCCGAAGGGCAGGTGCGGCCCCTGGTCAGCGCGCGCTATTCCCTGGAACGCGGTCCGGAAGCGCTGCGGGCGCTGCTGAACCGGCAGGTGACCGGGAAGGTGGTCATCACACCTTGA
- a CDS encoding acyl-CoA dehydrogenase has protein sequence MAPFLSKRDLQFQLFEVLDTARLPERPRFAEHSREVYQDILNVAYGVAEKYFANHARAADVNEPHIEGGKVKLLPEAKQALEAFRDAGFFSAHHDEALGGLQLPWVVMQAVQAHFQAANPGTSSYSFLTIGNANLQRVFASPEQQEKYMRPLLEGRWFGTMALSEPHAGSGLADITTTATPREDGTYSITGTKMWISGGEHELSENIVHLVLARIKGAPAGVKGISLFLVPRYRIDADGSVGQGEAKQSNHVVLAGLNHKMGHRGTTNTLLNFGEGGETIGELVGEPGRGLAQMFHMMNEARIGVGMGAVMSGYAGYLASLEYARDRRQGRPASNRDPQAEPVPIIEHADVRRMLLRQKVFVEGGLSLALYAASLVDDLNTGPEDGRADTALLLDLLTPIAKSWPSKYSQEALSDAIQVMGGAGYTRDTPVEMYYRDNRLNPIHEGTEGIQGNDLLGRKLTQASGRGLEVLLARMEADLQAAEGHEELADIRAGLQEAIRQSTAALQSLLRRAPELGPDLFLANANAALDMVGHTVVGWMWLRQALAAARALPEARSSDRDFYQGKLHAARFFARYELPRVRTWAELLASADPTTLEMQESWF, from the coding sequence ATGGCCCCCTTCCTGAGCAAACGCGACCTGCAATTTCAACTGTTCGAGGTGCTGGACACCGCCCGGCTGCCGGAGCGCCCCCGCTTCGCCGAGCACTCGCGCGAGGTGTATCAGGACATCCTGAACGTCGCTTACGGCGTGGCCGAGAAGTATTTCGCCAACCACGCCCGCGCCGCCGATGTCAACGAGCCGCACATCGAAGGCGGCAAGGTCAAGCTGCTGCCCGAGGCGAAACAGGCTCTGGAAGCCTTCCGCGACGCCGGGTTTTTCTCCGCGCACCACGACGAGGCACTCGGCGGTCTGCAACTGCCCTGGGTGGTCATGCAGGCGGTGCAGGCGCACTTTCAGGCGGCCAACCCCGGCACCAGCAGCTACAGCTTCCTGACCATCGGCAACGCCAACCTGCAACGGGTGTTCGCCAGCCCCGAGCAGCAGGAAAAGTACATGCGGCCCCTGCTCGAAGGCCGCTGGTTCGGCACGATGGCCCTGTCCGAACCGCACGCCGGGTCGGGTCTGGCCGACATCACGACCACCGCGACCCCGCGTGAAGACGGCACCTACTCCATCACCGGGACCAAGATGTGGATTTCGGGCGGCGAACACGAACTCTCGGAAAACATCGTCCACCTCGTCCTCGCCCGCATCAAGGGCGCCCCGGCGGGGGTCAAGGGCATCTCGCTGTTTCTGGTGCCGCGCTACCGCATCGACGCCGACGGCAGCGTGGGCCAGGGCGAGGCGAAACAGAGCAACCATGTCGTCCTGGCGGGCCTGAACCACAAGATGGGGCACCGGGGCACGACGAATACTCTGCTCAATTTCGGTGAAGGCGGCGAGACCATCGGTGAACTCGTGGGCGAACCGGGGCGGGGCCTGGCGCAGATGTTCCACATGATGAACGAGGCCCGCATCGGCGTGGGCATGGGCGCGGTCATGAGCGGCTACGCGGGCTACCTGGCGAGCCTGGAATACGCCCGTGACCGCCGCCAAGGTCGCCCGGCGAGCAACCGTGACCCGCAGGCCGAACCCGTGCCCATCATCGAGCACGCCGATGTCAGGCGGATGCTGCTGCGCCAGAAGGTGTTCGTGGAAGGCGGGCTGAGCCTCGCGCTGTACGCCGCCTCGCTGGTAGACGACCTGAACACCGGCCCCGAGGACGGGCGGGCCGACACCGCGCTGCTGCTCGACCTGCTGACCCCCATCGCCAAGTCCTGGCCGAGCAAGTACAGCCAGGAAGCGCTGAGCGACGCGATTCAGGTGATGGGCGGCGCCGGGTACACCCGCGACACCCCGGTGGAGATGTACTACCGCGACAACCGCCTCAACCCCATCCACGAGGGCACGGAAGGCATCCAGGGCAACGACCTGCTGGGGCGCAAGCTCACCCAGGCAAGCGGGCGCGGGCTGGAGGTGCTGCTCGCCAGGATGGAAGCCGACCTGCAAGCCGCCGAGGGACACGAGGAACTCGCAGACATCCGCGCTGGCTTGCAGGAGGCGATTCGTCAGAGCACCGCCGCCCTGCAAAGCCTGTTGCGCCGCGCCCCCGAACTGGGACCGGACCTGTTTCTGGCCAACGCCAACGCCGCGCTCGACATGGTGGGGCACACGGTGGTGGGCTGGATGTGGTTGCGGCAGGCCCTGGCCGCCGCCCGCGCCCTGCCGGAAGCCCGCAGCAGCGACCGCGACTTTTACCAGGGTAAGCTGCACGCCGCCCGCTTTTTCGCTCGCTACGAGTTGCCCAGAGTCCGCACCTGGGCCGAGCTGCTGGCGAGCGCCGACCCGACCACGCTGGAGATGCAGGAAAGCTGGTTCTGA
- a CDS encoding MarR family winged helix-turn-helix transcriptional regulator, with product MTPSGDAAPERLTDDLIVRFLGGLWRLNRTLKQGVEPLLAERYQLDLRRYFVLQAIARGHAYPKVLAEALGLPPSLLSRYLEQLTKAGLVGREIDRTDSRRIHLTLTDSGHEVLAGINRAVKSSTSERLSQLDSGQLLALLGAIEALAPAAPGGPSSSSHSQEPA from the coding sequence GTGACGCCGTCCGGAGATGCAGCCCCCGAGCGGCTGACCGATGACCTGATCGTGCGTTTTCTGGGGGGGCTGTGGCGGCTCAACCGCACCCTCAAGCAGGGCGTGGAGCCGCTGCTGGCCGAGCGTTATCAACTCGACCTGCGCCGCTACTTCGTGTTGCAGGCCATCGCGCGGGGCCATGCGTACCCCAAAGTGCTGGCCGAGGCCCTCGGTCTGCCCCCCAGCCTGCTGAGCCGTTACCTCGAACAGTTGACCAAGGCCGGACTCGTGGGGCGCGAAATCGACCGGACCGACTCGCGCCGGATTCACCTCACGCTGACGGACAGCGGGCACGAGGTGCTGGCCGGCATCAACCGCGCTGTCAAGAGCAGCACCAGCGAACGCCTGAGCCAGCTCGACTCCGGGCAGTTGCTGGCGCTGCTGGGCGCCATCGAAGCACTCGCGCCTGCCGCGCCCGGCGGCCCTTCTTCCTCTTCTCACTCCCAGGAGCCTGCATGA
- a CDS encoding MDR family MFS transporter, whose amino-acid sequence MTQSTALSAPPSPRPPAQPETESLPHFTEQEKRITLIGLLVVFLLAALSQNVVGTAMPRIIEELHGFNLYAWVTTSYLLASTVMVPIYGKLSDLYGRKPILVFGIVVFLLGSALCGLAGEPWLGNFLGGGMNQLIAFRAVAGFGGAALFTTAFTILADMFDPTERAKFGGMFGAIFGLSMVLGPLLGGWLTDALSWRWTFYANLPLGLLALFLIIAKMPPLTHRMAGKIDFAGAALILATTIPLLLALTWGGTTYAWNSSTIISLFAGSLVSLIAFLFVERRTPDAIIPLTLFGVPMFSIGNLASFIMGMAFFGVVMFLPLYMQMVLGVSPTASGTSMLPLMLGLMLSSITAGNVVAKTGKYKPWLIGGALILIVGMWTLTGIRSDSHLVDLYWRMFLVGLGLGPSQSLFTLAIQSAVPLQQLGVATSSSQFFRQIGSTIGAAIFGTLLMNNLHSELPRHLPSMPGTAMDARNVDLGTLRAASTGQGNGPEVQIKKALDEQYAVIEKAMNGDAAARKTVQANNQLPAELRALATGGLDAQVHAGLTRQAAGVQAALAKGERGRQAILRNPNRPEALKAAVRAIPAAALATPQAAQVTAERVAQGLLATEPQVREQARTRALTTIKKQFGAQAQTLGKQVGQGLKEGFTAAMTKMFGSAIWFALAGFLVTLFVPVVTLRTRTAPQTEDEGAVPVA is encoded by the coding sequence ATGACCCAATCCACTGCCCTGTCCGCCCCACCGTCCCCCAGGCCCCCGGCCCAGCCCGAAACCGAGTCGCTGCCGCACTTCACCGAACAGGAAAAGCGCATCACCCTCATCGGGCTGCTGGTCGTGTTTTTGCTCGCCGCGCTCTCGCAGAACGTGGTGGGCACCGCCATGCCGCGCATCATCGAGGAACTGCACGGCTTCAACCTCTACGCCTGGGTCACCACCTCCTACCTGCTCGCCAGCACGGTGATGGTGCCCATCTACGGCAAGCTCTCGGACCTCTACGGGCGCAAGCCGATTCTGGTGTTCGGCATCGTGGTCTTTTTGCTCGGCTCGGCGCTGTGCGGGCTGGCGGGTGAACCCTGGCTGGGCAACTTCCTCGGCGGCGGCATGAACCAGCTCATCGCGTTCCGGGCGGTGGCGGGTTTCGGGGGCGCGGCGCTGTTTACCACCGCGTTCACCATCCTGGCCGACATGTTCGACCCCACCGAGCGGGCCAAGTTCGGCGGCATGTTCGGCGCGATTTTCGGCCTGAGCATGGTGCTGGGGCCGCTGCTGGGCGGCTGGCTGACCGACGCGCTGTCGTGGCGCTGGACCTTTTACGCCAACCTGCCGCTGGGCCTGCTCGCCCTGTTCCTCATCATCGCCAAGATGCCGCCGCTCACGCACCGCATGGCGGGCAAAATCGATTTTGCGGGCGCGGCGCTGATTCTGGCGACCACCATTCCGCTGCTGCTGGCCCTGACCTGGGGCGGCACCACCTACGCCTGGAACAGTTCGACCATCATCAGCCTCTTCGCAGGCAGCCTGGTGAGCCTGATCGCCTTCCTGTTCGTCGAGCGGCGCACGCCCGACGCGATTATTCCGCTGACCCTCTTTGGCGTGCCGATGTTCAGCATCGGGAACCTCGCGTCGTTCATCATGGGCATGGCGTTTTTCGGCGTTGTTATGTTCCTGCCGCTGTACATGCAGATGGTGCTGGGCGTGTCGCCCACGGCGAGCGGCACCAGCATGCTGCCGCTGATGCTGGGTCTGATGCTTTCGAGCATCACGGCGGGCAACGTGGTCGCCAAGACCGGCAAGTACAAGCCCTGGCTCATCGGCGGCGCCCTGATTCTGATTGTGGGCATGTGGACGCTGACCGGCATCCGCTCGGACTCGCACCTCGTGGACCTGTACTGGCGCATGTTCCTGGTCGGTCTGGGCCTGGGTCCCAGTCAGAGCCTCTTTACCCTCGCCATTCAGAGCGCGGTGCCGCTGCAACAGCTCGGCGTGGCGACCTCCTCCAGCCAGTTTTTCCGCCAGATCGGTTCGACCATCGGCGCGGCGATTTTCGGCACGCTGCTGATGAACAACCTGCACAGCGAGCTGCCCCGGCACCTGCCGTCCATGCCCGGCACCGCGATGGACGCCAGGAACGTGGACCTCGGCACCCTGCGGGCCGCCAGCACCGGCCAGGGCAACGGCCCCGAGGTGCAGATCAAGAAAGCCCTCGACGAGCAGTACGCCGTGATCGAAAAGGCCATGAACGGCGACGCGGCGGCCCGCAAGACCGTGCAGGCCAACAACCAGCTTCCCGCCGAACTCAGGGCGCTGGCGACGGGCGGTCTCGACGCGCAGGTGCACGCGGGCCTGACCCGGCAGGCGGCGGGCGTGCAGGCCGCGCTGGCAAAAGGCGAACGGGGCCGTCAGGCCATCTTGCGGAACCCGAACCGCCCCGAAGCGCTCAAGGCCGCTGTGCGGGCCATTCCTGCCGCTGCCCTCGCCACGCCGCAGGCCGCGCAGGTCACCGCCGAGCGCGTGGCGCAGGGCCTGCTGGCGACCGAGCCGCAGGTGCGCGAGCAGGCCCGGACCCGCGCACTGACGACCATCAAGAAGCAGTTCGGTGCTCAGGCCCAGACCCTCGGCAAGCAGGTGGGCCAGGGCCTGAAGGAAGGCTTCACCGCCGCCATGACCAAGATGTTCGGCAGCGCCATCTGGTTCGCGCTGGCCGGATTCCTGGTCACGCTGTTCGTGCCGGTGGTGACGCTGCGCACCCGCACCGCGCCCCAGACCGAGGACGAAGGTGCGGTGCCGGTGGCCTGA
- a CDS encoding ABC transporter substrate-binding protein, protein MKKRALFAALLCTSAAASGTLVVAGSGEPATLESANAHDSVTMHVQRQIYDRLINVRPGSTDLVPGLALSWTPNRDATSWTFRLRPGVKFHDGTPFNADAAVFNLRRWWDRDDPSGLRDQGRKFTIVADLLGGYKGDKNAMIRNVVKVNDLTVRVDLTRPNTVFPVQMSASYWGMASPAAVRAQGAKYGTPQGTAVGTGPFVFQSWRSGDRVTLKANTAYWGVKPKVDTLVIRAIKDPNQRLNELRAGTVDLVGDLQPDDMKTIQADPKLVLYKRPSFNLGYIGLNNRNEYLKNPKVRQAISMAINRRAVVDTFWAGLGRTDTSVVPPALAWATSPKVPADYKFDPAAAKKLLAEAGYPNGFTLDFWYMPITRSYFPQPKASAEAIAADLADVGIRVNLKTADWAKYLEDLFAGRLSMFQIGLIGDYGDPDYFYGALYNPTSTNDIGWDAPAELDTLLRQARSGLTRQARAQAYARIHELTYNAGYRIPLVHSQSVAAARSYVKGWVLSPFSSEPYNTVRLVGKK, encoded by the coding sequence ATGAAAAAACGTGCTCTGTTCGCCGCACTGCTGTGCACCTCCGCCGCCGCGAGCGGCACCCTGGTCGTCGCGGGCAGCGGCGAACCCGCCACCCTGGAATCGGCCAACGCCCACGACTCGGTCACCATGCATGTGCAGCGCCAGATCTATGACCGGCTGATCAACGTCAGGCCCGGCAGCACCGACCTCGTGCCGGGGCTGGCCCTGAGCTGGACGCCCAACCGCGACGCGACGAGCTGGACCTTCCGGCTGCGTCCGGGGGTCAAGTTCCACGACGGCACGCCCTTCAACGCCGACGCCGCCGTCTTCAACCTGCGCCGCTGGTGGGACCGGGACGACCCGAGTGGCCTGCGCGACCAGGGGCGCAAGTTCACTATCGTGGCCGACCTGCTCGGCGGCTACAAGGGCGACAAGAACGCGATGATCCGCAACGTGGTCAAGGTCAACGACCTGACCGTGCGGGTGGACCTGACCCGGCCCAACACGGTGTTTCCGGTCCAGATGAGTGCGTCGTACTGGGGCATGGCGTCTCCGGCGGCGGTCCGGGCGCAGGGCGCGAAATACGGCACCCCGCAGGGCACGGCGGTGGGCACCGGCCCCTTCGTCTTTCAGAGCTGGCGCAGCGGGGACCGCGTGACGCTGAAGGCGAACACGGCCTACTGGGGCGTCAAGCCGAAGGTGGACACGCTGGTCATCCGGGCCATCAAGGACCCCAACCAGCGCCTCAACGAACTGCGGGCGGGCACGGTGGACCTCGTGGGCGACCTGCAACCCGACGACATGAAGACCATTCAGGCCGACCCCAAGCTGGTGCTGTACAAGCGCCCGAGTTTCAACCTGGGGTATATCGGTCTGAACAACCGCAACGAGTACCTCAAAAACCCCAAGGTCCGGCAGGCGATCAGCATGGCGATCAACCGCCGCGCCGTCGTGGACACCTTCTGGGCGGGCCTGGGCCGCACCGACACCAGCGTCGTGCCGCCCGCGCTTGCCTGGGCCACCAGCCCGAAGGTGCCCGCCGACTACAAGTTCGACCCCGCCGCCGCCAAAAAGCTGCTGGCCGAGGCCGGTTACCCGAACGGCTTTACGCTCGACTTCTGGTACATGCCGATCACGCGCAGCTATTTCCCGCAGCCCAAAGCGTCTGCCGAGGCCATCGCCGCCGACCTGGCCGACGTGGGCATCCGGGTCAACCTGAAAACGGCGGACTGGGCCAAGTACCTCGAAGACCTGTTCGCGGGGCGCCTGAGCATGTTCCAGATCGGCCTCATCGGGGACTACGGCGACCCCGACTACTTCTACGGGGCGCTGTACAACCCCACCTCCACCAACGACATCGGCTGGGACGCGCCTGCCGAACTGGACACCCTGCTGCGACAGGCCCGCAGCGGCCTGACCCGGCAGGCCCGGGCGCAGGCCTATGCCCGCATCCACGAACTGACCTACAACGCGGGCTACCGCATTCCGCTGGTCCACAGCCAGTCGGTGGCCGCCGCCCGCAGCTATGTCAAGGGCTGGGTGCTCAGTCCCTTCAGCAGCGAGCCGTACAACACGGTGCGGCTGGTCGGCAAGAAGTAA
- a CDS encoding radical SAM protein — MLSFDAEGRLLTWFSPPFAPGTLYKRALDSRLLGRRQHGGQRRRWQANEAEQERVFAALLGAAAQAQADLASPLLDRVLAWTPARLRAEQERFAAAYAPVSILPPDQYFAVVVQATRGCSWNRCTFCTFYRDRPFSVQTPSDFAAHLRAVADLLGEGARLRRSLFLADGNALMLSNGKLLPLIAQARAAFPGREVHGFLDVFTGSRKSVADWQELREAGVRRVYLGLETGHDPLLAWLDKPGSAAQATTLIHDLKAAGLNVAPIFMTGVGGQTYAAAHLADTRRLLERLPLGVGDLVYLSPFVPHGDYAARARDSGVLPLTPAEREAQAEALRGFLRAHKPGVQAARYDIEEFMY, encoded by the coding sequence GTGCTGAGTTTCGACGCCGAGGGCCGGTTGCTGACGTGGTTCAGTCCGCCGTTTGCGCCGGGCACGCTGTACAAACGCGCCCTCGACTCGCGGCTGCTGGGGCGGCGGCAGCACGGCGGGCAGCGGCGGCGCTGGCAGGCGAACGAAGCCGAGCAGGAACGGGTGTTTGCGGCCCTGCTCGGCGCGGCGGCGCAGGCGCAGGCTGACCTCGCGTCTCCCCTGCTGGACCGGGTGCTGGCCTGGACCCCGGCGCGGCTGCGGGCCGAGCAGGAGCGGTTCGCGGCGGCCTATGCGCCGGTCAGTATCCTGCCGCCCGACCAGTACTTCGCCGTGGTGGTGCAGGCGACGCGGGGCTGCTCTTGGAACCGCTGCACCTTCTGCACCTTTTACCGGGACCGGCCCTTCAGCGTGCAGACGCCGAGCGATTTCGCCGCGCACCTGCGGGCCGTAGCGGACCTGCTGGGCGAGGGGGCGCGGCTGCGGCGCTCGCTCTTTCTGGCCGACGGCAACGCGCTGATGCTCTCCAACGGCAAACTGCTGCCGCTGATCGCGCAGGCGCGGGCGGCGTTTCCGGGGCGTGAGGTTCACGGGTTTCTCGACGTGTTCACCGGCAGCCGCAAGAGCGTGGCCGACTGGCAAGAACTGCGCGAGGCGGGCGTGCGGCGGGTGTACCTGGGACTGGAAACGGGACACGACCCGCTGCTCGCGTGGCTCGACAAGCCCGGCAGCGCGGCGCAGGCCACCACCCTGATTCACGACCTCAAGGCGGCGGGGCTGAACGTCGCGCCCATCTTCATGACCGGGGTGGGGGGCCAGACCTATGCGGCGGCGCACCTCGCCGACACGCGGCGGCTGCTGGAGCGGCTGCCCCTGGGGGTGGGCGACCTGGTGTACCTCTCTCCCTTCGTCCCACACGGCGACTACGCGGCGCGGGCGCGGGACAGCGGTGTGCTGCCCCTGACGCCCGCCGAGCGCGAAGCCCAGGCAGAAGCCCTGCGCGGGTTCCTGCGGGCACACAAGCCGGGCGTGCAAGCGGCGCGGTACGACATCGAGGAATTCATGTATTGA
- the hmpA gene encoding NO-inducible flavohemoprotein: MLTPDQKAIVKATVPALEAHGETITRTFYASMFAAHPELLNIFNPANQQTGKQARSLAASVLAYAAHIDHPEVLGGMVGRIAHKHVSLEVRPEHYPIVGEHLLGAIAQVLGDAATPEILDAWAAAYGELADLMIGVEQGMYDAGAEQPGGWRDFRPFRVARKVTESRVITSFVLEPVGGGPLPAYQPGQYLSLKVKVPGQDTWQIRQYSLSDAPSREHYRISVKREDGGLVSGHLHDTVQEGDELLVHVPAGDFVLQRSERPVVLISGGVGITPMLAMVQTLAREGSQRPVTFIHAAQNGSVHAFRDDVARLTREYPHFRKVVFYDDAQPGDVLGTHHDVAGRLSLDAVRGALPAGDAEFYFCGPVGFSGAVEALLDELQVPAERRFTETFGPSQSFAALIPG, encoded by the coding sequence ATGCTGACCCCCGACCAGAAAGCCATCGTCAAGGCCACCGTTCCCGCGCTGGAGGCGCACGGCGAAACGATAACCCGCACCTTCTACGCCTCCATGTTCGCCGCGCACCCCGAACTGCTCAATATCTTCAACCCCGCCAACCAGCAGACCGGCAAGCAGGCCCGCAGCCTGGCGGCGTCGGTGCTGGCCTACGCCGCACACATCGACCACCCCGAGGTGCTGGGCGGCATGGTGGGCCGGATCGCCCACAAGCACGTCAGCCTGGAAGTGCGGCCCGAGCATTACCCCATCGTCGGAGAGCACCTGCTGGGCGCGATTGCACAGGTGCTGGGCGACGCCGCCACGCCGGAGATTCTGGACGCCTGGGCCGCCGCCTACGGGGAGCTGGCCGACCTGATGATCGGGGTGGAACAGGGCATGTACGACGCGGGCGCCGAGCAGCCCGGCGGCTGGCGCGACTTCCGGCCCTTCCGGGTGGCGCGGAAGGTGACCGAGAGCCGCGTCATCACGTCCTTCGTGCTGGAACCGGTGGGCGGTGGGCCGCTGCCCGCCTACCAGCCGGGGCAGTACCTCAGCCTCAAGGTGAAGGTGCCGGGACAGGACACGTGGCAAATCCGGCAGTACAGCCTCTCGGACGCGCCGAGCCGCGAGCATTACCGCATCTCGGTCAAGCGCGAGGACGGCGGGCTGGTGTCGGGCCACCTGCACGACACGGTGCAGGAAGGCGACGAACTGCTCGTGCACGTTCCGGCGGGCGACTTCGTGCTTCAGCGCAGCGAGCGCCCGGTGGTCCTCATCAGCGGCGGCGTGGGCATCACCCCGATGCTGGCGATGGTGCAGACGCTGGCCCGCGAGGGGTCGCAGCGGCCCGTGACCTTTATCCACGCGGCGCAGAACGGCTCGGTCCACGCTTTCCGCGACGATGTGGCGCGGCTGACGCGGGAGTACCCGCACTTTCGCAAGGTCGTGTTCTACGACGACGCGCAGCCCGGTGACGTGCTCGGCACCCACCACGACGTGGCCGGACGCCTGAGCCTGGACGCCGTGCGGGGCGCCCTGCCCGCAGGCGACGCCGAGTTCTACTTCTGCGGGCCTGTGGGCTTTTCGGGGGCGGTGGAGGCCCTGCTCGACGAGTTGCAGGTGCCTGCCGAGCGCCGCTTTACCGAAACCTTCGGCCCCAGCCAGAGCTTCGCAGCCCTGATTCCGGGCTGA
- a CDS encoding Rrf2 family transcriptional regulator: MFSQTAEYALRAAVVLAEQGRALSAAELARLSEVPPPYLFKVMGQLVRAGVATAQRGKNGGYRLSRLPADITVLEVVNAVDPLPRIRHCPLGKPEHERALCPLHHQLDVTYAQIETTLGSRSLSEMTDIPANRIS; encoded by the coding sequence ATGTTTTCACAGACCGCCGAATATGCGCTGCGGGCCGCCGTGGTGCTGGCCGAACAGGGCCGCGCCCTGAGCGCCGCCGAACTCGCCCGACTTTCCGAGGTGCCGCCGCCCTACCTGTTCAAGGTGATGGGCCAGCTGGTCCGCGCAGGCGTGGCGACCGCGCAGCGCGGCAAAAACGGGGGCTACCGCCTCAGCCGCCTCCCCGCCGACATCACGGTGCTGGAGGTGGTCAACGCGGTGGACCCGCTGCCGCGCATTCGCCACTGTCCCCTCGGCAAGCCCGAGCACGAGCGGGCGCTGTGCCCGCTGCATCACCAGCTCGACGTGACCTATGCCCAGATAGAAACGACCCTGGGCAGCCGCAGCCTCTCCGAGATGACCGACATTCCGGCCAACCGTATTTCCTGA